TGGAGCGGCCggtcaaacaaatattttgaattatCTGACACGTAAACCCGGCCAAGCCGTTCCACAGTCAATTGGTGCTACAACAATTGCCCCGGTCGGAAGTGGCGTCGGCGCTGGAAGTACACAAACTAATGGAAATGCTGGGAAGACGGACGATGCGAATGGGGAGAAAAAAGCTTGCGATGAAGAAAGTCAAAAAGGACATTTCGGCTGGGAAACATTTCCCGGCAAAATTCACATTCCTTATATATTCCGCCAATCGGAACGATATTGCGCTGTGCGTATGGTGGAGATGAAGTTGCTCAATAAATACCTTAACTATCTGCATCAGGACATCTACAGTTGTACGTGTGTTCGGTCCTACTATATTACCGAAGCGGAGAGCAAACTGTTCAACGAAATCAATACCAAACATTGCGATTTCCAATTTGGGAGGGAAATGTTTACCTTGAAAGATCTGGTGGTGCGGCTTTCGGATGCTTACAAATTCTACCAGTTCCTGGACGTTTGTTACAAAAAGCTACTGATGGGATGTAGCACTCCCAACGATAAGTGCGGTTTCATCCGCATCAACAAAGAATCTGTAGTTCCTTACACCGTCAGGGACAACCAAAAAATGGTGCCGCTGTTTTATTTTGAGGGTGAGACTGATAATCTTAAGTTGAAGGCTGATTACTTGTCGGGATGGGATTTGTCCTATCTTAAGTTTTGCTGTAAAGTGCAAGGTATTCGGAACGAGCTGTTTGCCAGTGACTCCGTAGCGGTAATAAGTTTAACAGACATCAAAGGCTATTTTCCACCGGGGACGGAATTTGAGGATTACTGGCCCAGCAAGGTAGTCGATTCACAGTTGCTGTCTGGTCCAAAATCGAACAACACGGTCCATTGGACGCGACAGCCGGCTCAGCCTCCACCCAAGCAACCCGCCAACATGATAAACACAATGGTTAAGCAACAGCCCCAGGTGCGGAAACCCGCCAATAACATGTACCAAGCgcttcagcagcagcagcaaaatttacagaaaaataatgccCAAATGCCCAATATCTCGGCAGCAGTACAGGTAATTTTGTGCTCTGTAATCTTTTGCCCTGGATTGCTTTTAATAACGTTTGCATTTTTATGATCTTCAGGCTCTCACGAACAACTGGAACCTATCGAATCATGCCAATTTGTTGTCGGCTGCACAACAGGAACAGTTACTAAGGCTAACGCAGGCTCAACAGGTACGTTCCCCAGAAAGGATTATCCACGACCAAACTGCAAAACATTAATAGtctaaaaaaatgtcatttggAAAACTATGACATTGATTTTTATATCTAATTGTAATAAATTCTGAGTAAAAATTTCATTTAATTGTTTACGCTACATCAATTAGATCTCCTTTGATGGCATGCAAATACATCTTACGGTCCTTCCGTTGACCGAAACATCTCAGGAAATCTTCGTTGGTgacgtttttttttgaacaacaGCTTGAATGTCTCCTGTATTTCCAAAATGGTGTTGTTTTAGTACCCTAGTAGGATTTGGAGAAGGAAAAGCTACATTAATAAGAAAACTCGAGAAACCACGACTAGACTGGACTGCTTCTATAGAAGCCCcatcataggcagccatgttttTGATCCCAGCATCTCGAAACAGATTAGCTGAAGGCATTTTGATTGGATCCGAACCCGTGTTGAATCCTACTGACAACTGTGTCAGTTGAGATGTAggcatttttatagtttttgaaccCTGTGTCATCATTCGAGCACATAGAGAGAGATAGGCCACAGCACGGCTCTATTCTATAGATGTTAGACTGTTAGACAATTGATCGGTGTTAAGcgagaccggaccatgtgacatttttatgatttcgagaaaaacgaacacgAAGTTCAGTGTTCTGCAATTTACGAAGCATTCAATTTCTtgataattgtaaaaaaaaatcatgcccAACACATGTTATTTGGCTTTCTATACGTACATGGTCCACTTTGACTGAGCCAATGAAGCACTTTTTAAGacttggttcactatgactgaacaatttcgaaatatttttcaatcaatcaacgGTTgtgagcagagatgccaaccttcttgatttttcaggatttcccagactttttggcacgctccctgatatcctgacaaacactcaattttctctgatttttataaaatgatcctgatttttcctaatttttttactttttgctaaatcagaaaaaaatctcaatAAACATACTGGAAGTTTTGCCGGTTGTttatgagaactgtcataatagtctacattaaaaagcCTAATAAAAAGCTTTCCGGTCCGCGCTTATATAATGCTTACTCTTTCTTTCGATTATAGTCTATCTGTTCGAATTttcgaaggtacagtgtcgacattttttaaattttgaagttaACGTGAAAGAAATATAATCTATAATTCTCATATACTTTTGAAGTATTTCGTTTTTGTGAGGAAGTGTATTCAACAGAACCCAATCCTGAACCATGCCATTGTGACCACAGTCTGTTAATGTTATATACACTAACGTAAATCTAGAATTATCAGCCTGAATCAAACTTGGATAATGAAACCTTTATAGTTCTTAAAGCGATTTTACTGTGTGCTATAGACGgtactttaaaaaataaattattgtaGTAAAATAAGGACTCTTAGTAACCGAATGGTTACGCATCCGCTTACTGAGCGAACGATCGTTCATTCATTTCGTCATTCATTGATTTTGAAGATTGGGAATTAAACTGGGAACTGGGATtgactagaagcgaatgaacatTCAACCTTAAAGCCTCTCTAATTGACATACAATAATAGTGGTTCAATTTAGTTGCAATTTACTCAAAATtaccaaaaataaatattgtttgagTAAAACACATCACGGGTACACAAAAAAAACCTTGGGACAAATAGGAATAAATCGATCGCTAACTGACATTATAATGAACATAAGCTAAAAACAGCAATTGAACCGATTATAGTAAACCTTGCAAAAGCAACGGAGATGTGAGACGAGGGGGCAAGAAAAACGAAGTAACAAAGGATAAGAAGAATACAAATGAGTTAGTTTCTTATGCTTGAAAGGCATAGAATTTTAGTCATCTATATatagaaaaatggatttctgtctgtgtGTCAGTCTGTCTGCTCCTTATGAACTTGGAAATTACTGAATCGATCGGTGTGaatatttgtatgtaggggtttttagtCAAACGTTCAATTTCACAGGTTTTGCTCTTTGTTAGCACATTGAgtcccgattttttattgctacGCTTTTCATTCAGCTCACATGCAGAGTATTTGCACAATATTACTATCGGTTCGCTGCCCCGAgcattatttattgtataaaaagaaaatagtcagaaattaaACAAGAATGTAGTCACATATCgtaagaaaaaatcaaaaggagaacaaatttttgtatatttggcAGTCCCTAAGGAtcgacacggggctcaacgtgttaatatgtGGCTACACCAAGTGATGTAGGTGATGTAGTTGGAGGAATCGTGTTTGGTTATTAGGAAACT
The Toxorhynchites rutilus septentrionalis strain SRP chromosome 2, ASM2978413v1, whole genome shotgun sequence genome window above contains:
- the LOC129764850 gene encoding uncharacterized protein LOC129764850 gives rise to the protein MSLQLATVKQERHDEAEINELAAKMMEVHKQQTAKAALQQQQVARPGAAQVPGINGNGAAGQTNILNYLTRKPGQAVPQSIGATTIAPVGSGVGAGSTQTNGNAGKTDDANGEKKACDEESQKGHFGWETFPGKIHIPYIFRQSERYCAVRMVEMKLLNKYLNYLHQDIYSCTCVRSYYITEAESKLFNEINTKHCDFQFGREMFTLKDLVVRLSDAYKFYQFLDVCYKKLLMGCSTPNDKCGFIRINKESVVPYTVRDNQKMVPLFYFEGETDNLKLKADYLSGWDLSYLKFCCKVQGIRNELFASDSVAVISLTDIKGYFPPGTEFEDYWPSKVVDSQLLSGPKSNNTVHWTRQPAQPPPKQPANMINTMVKQQPQVRKPANNMYQALQQQQQNLQKNNAQMPNISAAVQALTNNWNLSNHANLLSAAQQEQLLRLTQAQQAAQAQAQIRSMQNMHPMQYNSYMNPSMSMSSRSSQNQAVPPPLVRSNQSQAAHMSNMAGAAAAAALSQQQQQQQQQQQQKRSNAAAAMTNGRSNTTITSTSNYRSTTAAAAAALQQQLQQQQAAVVAAQQQAAAMGDGGTRHGNVIMLPEMTMGGTPYKPYEVVKKPIENKTIYCINKTPYRNTDYLMTIQDLKDVFFPYISLEVCRRVLNALDINVFIGNSLQYQALLEAGRANVDKMPLVQVVDVMQFMPQLQYMMRGQVGQEAPANKRARIS